From a single Oncorhynchus nerka isolate Pitt River linkage group LG11, Oner_Uvic_2.0, whole genome shotgun sequence genomic region:
- the LOC135573896 gene encoding mucin-5AC-like — MITTTVPAVTTTPATAAAAITATVAATTTTAAPTTTTATAATTAAPTTTTAGMTTTTNPVTTTTSASTTTTAATTTITGAATTTTTAPTTTTAPVTTTTDAPTTTTNGVTTSTVSPTTTTAAATTTTAAATTTTAAAITTTVAATVTTAGITTPTAASTTTTAATTTITGAATTTTTAPTTTTAPVTTTTDAPTTTTNGVTTSTVSPTTTTAAATTTTAAATTTTAAAITATVAATVTTAGITTPTAASTTTTAATTTITGAATTTTTAPTTTTAHVTTTTDAPTTTTNGVTTSTISPTTTTAAATTTTAAATTTTAAATTTTAVCSNYNLNYVHDNNHSSCRDNNTCHCCSSHHSHSCCNDNHSCSNYYHSYCCNHSCPHNHNSWHDDCHNSGHNNHICFDYNNSSNHHNHRSCHHNHYCSYYNHSSCHDNHRCSNYNHKWSHNIHSFSHNNHICCHNNHSCCHNNHSCCHHSHSCRHSHHSRHHNTHSCFDYNNSSNHHNHRSCHHNHYCSYYNHSSCHDNHRCSNYNHKWSHNIHNFSHNNHSCCHNNHSFSHNNHRCCHHNHRCRHSHHSRHHNNHICSFNNHSCSNYNHKWSHNIHNFSHNNHSCCHNNHSCCHNNHSCANYNNKWSHNKHSFSHNNHSCSNYNLNYVHDNNHSSCRDNDTCHCCSSHHSHSCCNNNHSCSNYYHSYCCNHSCPHNHNSWHDDCHNSGHNNHICFDYNNSSNHHNHRSCHHNHYCSYYNHSSSAATTTTAAAITATVAATVTTAGITTTTVAHLTTTAAPTTTSTTSMITTTVPAVTMTPATAAAATTATVAATTTTAAPTTTTATAATTAAPTTTTAGMTTTTIPVTTSTADSTTTTAATTTITGAATTTTTAPTTTTAPVTTTTDAPTTTTNGVTTSTVSPTTTTSAATTTTAAATTTTAAAITATVAATVTTAGITTPTAASTTTTAATTTITGAATTTTTAPTTTTAPVTTTTDAPTTTTNGVTTSTISPTTTTAAATTSTVSPTTTTGAAITTTGATTVTTAGITTTTVAHLTTTAAPTTTSTTSMITTTVPAVTMTPATAAAATTATVAATTTTAAPTTTTATAATTAAPTTTTAGMTTTTIPVTTSTADSTTTTAATTTITGAATTTTTAPTTTTAPVTTTTDAPTTTTNGVTTSTVSPTKTTGAATTTTGAAATTTGSATTTTGTATVTTAGITTATVAHSTTTATPFTTSTTSTDAPTTNTVGVAKTTASPTTTTTAASSTSTAAATSTTTSAPTTTAATTTATDSLTTNTATTTSTTYPPTTTVASSATTPSATTTTPAATTTTAAQTATNAAANTTTAAATTTIVAATTTTASPTTITADKTTTTASATKTTDAPTTTTVFVTTTTAATITSTASATNTTVPTTTKIVPTTTTATATTTKSTAAPTANEGSMGLGFRMFRAFQSDYTDSSTTAYQELAENVTTEGTSGEFANLGILWQIANVLHVLGCKHNPHLWTSGPHTTLMENYNFCSHHSCRNYHSHHNNHSHPHNNNNSWSYTKHSCFNNICC, encoded by the exons ATGATAACAACCACAGTTCCTGCCGTGACAACGACACCTGCCACTGCTGCAGCAGCCATCACAGCCACAGTTGctgcaacaacaaccacagctgctccaactacTACCACAGCTACTGCTGCAACCACAGCTGCCCCCACAACCACAACAGCTGGCATGACGACTACGACAAATCCGgtcacaacaaccacatctgCTTCGactacaacaacagcagcaaccacCACAATCACaggagctgccaccacaaccactactgctcctactacaacCACAGCTCCTGTCACGACAACCACAGATGCTCCAACTACAACCACAAATGGAGTCACAACATCCACagtttctcccacaacaaccacagctgctgccacaacaaccacagctgctgccacaacaaccacagctgctgccaTCACAACCACAGTTGCCGCCACAGTCACTACAGCAGGCATCACAACACCCACAGCTGCTTCGactacaacaacagcagcaaccacCACAATCACaggagctgccaccacaaccactactgctcctactacaacCACAGCTCCTGTCACGACAACCACAGATGCTCCAACTACAACAACAAATGGAGTCACAACATCCACagtttctcccacaacaaccacagctgctgccacaacaaccacagctgctgccacaacaaccacagctgctgccaTCACAGCCACAGTTGCCGCCACAGTCACCACAGCAGGCATCACAACACCCACAGCTGCTTCGactacaacaacagcagcaaccacCACAATCACaggagctgccaccacaaccactactgctcctactacaacCACAGCTCATGTCACGACAACCACAGATGCTCCAACTACAACCACAAATGGAGTCACAACATCCACaatttctcccacaacaaccacagctgctgccacaacaaccacagctgctgccacaacaaccacagctgctgccacaacaaccacagctgt ctgctccaactacAACCTCAACTACGTCCATGATAACAACCACAGTTCCTGCCGTGACAACAACACCTGCCACTGCTGCAGCAGCCATCACAGCCACAGTTGCTGCAacgacaaccacagctgctccaactacTACCACAGCTACTGCTGCAACCACAGCTGCCCCCACAACCACAACAGCTGGCATGACGACTGCCACAATTCCGgtcacaacaaccacatctgCTTCGactacaacaacagcagcaaccacCACAATCACaggagctgccaccacaaccactactgctcctactacaacCACAGCTCCTGTCACGACAACCACAGATGCTCCAACTACAACCACAAATGGAGTCACAACATCCACagtttctcccacaacaaccacatctgctgccacaacaaccacagctgctgccacaacaaccacagctgctgccaTCACAGCCACAGTTGCCGCCACAGTCACCACAGCAGGCATCACAACACCCACAGCTGCTTCGactacaacaacagcagcaaccacCACAATCACaggagctgccaccacaaccactactgctcctactacaacCACAGCTCCTGTCACGACAATCACAGATGCTCCAACTACAACCACAAATGGAGTCACAACATCCACaatttctcccacaacaaccacagctgctgccacaacaaccacagtttctcccacaacaaccacaggtgCTGCCATCACAACCACAGGTGCCGCCACAGTCACCACAGCAGGCATCACAACAACCACATTTGCTCAtttaacaaccacagctgctccaactacAACCACAAATGGAGTCACAACATCCACaatttctcccacaacaaccacagctgctgccacaacaaccacagctgctgccaCAACAATCACAGCTGCGCCAATTACAACAACAAATGGAGTCACAACAAACACagtttctcccacaacaaccacag ctgctccaactacAACCTCAACTACGTCCATGATAACAACCACAGTTCCTGCCGTGACAACGACACCTGCCACTGCTGCAGCAGCCATCACAGCCACAGTTGctgcaacaacaaccacagctgctccaactacTACCACAGCTACTGCTGCAACCACAGCTGCCCCCACAACCACAACAGCTGGCATGACGACTGCCACAATTCCGgtcacaacaaccacatctgCTTCGactacaacaacagcagcaaccacCACAATCACaggagctgccaccacaaccactactgctcctactacaacCACAGCTCCT ctgctgccacaacaaccacagctgctgccaTCACAGCCACAGTTGCCGCCACAGTCACCACAGCAGGCAtcacaacaaccacagttgctcatttaacaaccacagctgctccaactacAACCTCAACTACGTCCATGATAACAACCACAGTTCCTGCCGTGACAATGACACCTGCCACTGCTGCAGCAGCCACCACAGCCACAGTTGctgcaacaacaaccacagctgctccaactacTACCACAGCTACTGCTGCAACCACAGCTGCCCCCACGACCACAACAGCTGGCATGACGACTACCACAATTCCGGTCACAACAAGCACAGCTGATTCGactacaacaacagcagcaaccacCACAATCACaggagctgccaccacaaccactactgctcctactacaacCACAGCTCCTGTCACGACAACCACAGATGCTCCAACTACAACCACAAATGGAGTCACAACATCCACagtttctcccacaacaaccacatctgctgccacaacaaccacagctgctgccacaacaaccacagctgctgccaTCACAGCCACAGTTGCCGCCACAGTCACCACAGCAGGCATCACAACACCCACAGCTGCTTCGactacaacaacagcagcaaccacCACAATCACaggagctgccaccacaaccactactgctcctactacaacCACAGCTCCTGTCACGACAACCACAGATGCTCCAACTACAACCACAAATGGAGTCACAACATCCACaatttctcccacaacaaccacagctgctgccaCAACATCCACagtttctcccacaacaaccacaggtgCTGCCATCACAACCACAGGTGCCACCACAGTCACCACAGCAGGCAtcacaacaaccacagttgctcatttaacaaccacagctgctccaactacAACCTCAACTACGTCCATGATAACAACCACAGTTCCTGCCGTGACAATGACACCTGCCACTGCTGCAGCAGCCACCACAGCCACAGTTGctgcaacaacaaccacagctgctccaactacTACCACAGCTACTGCTGCAACCACAGCTGCCCCCACGACCACAACAGCTGGCATGACGACTACCACAATTCCGGTCACAACAAGCACAGCTGATTCGactacaacaacagcagcaaccacCACAATCACaggagctgccaccacaaccactactgctcctactacaacCACAGCTCCTGTCACGACAACCACAGATGCTCCAACTACAACCACAAATGGAGTCACAACATCCACAGTTTCTCCCACAAAAACCACAGGTGCTGCCACCACAACCACAGGCGCCGCCGCCACAACCACAGGGTCCGCCACCACAACCACAGGTACCGCCACGGTCACCACAGCAGGCATCACAACTGCCACAGTTGCTCATTCAACAACCACAGCTACTCCATTTACAACCTCAACTACGTCCACAGATGCTCCAACTACAAACACAGTTGGCGTTGCAAAAACCACAGCTTCaccaacaactacaactacagcTGCTTCCTCTACAAGCACAGCTGCTGCCACTTCAACCACAACATCTGCTCCCACaactacagctgccaccacaacagccACAGATTCTCTAACTACAAACACAGCTACTACCACATCAACAACTTATCCACCTACAACCACAGTAGCTTCCTCTGCAACCACACCTTCTGCCACAACAACTACACCTGCTGCcactactaccacagctgctcAAACTGCAACCAACGCAGCAGCCAACACAACCACAGCAGCTGCCACAACAACCATAGTTGctgccacaacaaccacagcatctCCAACTACAATCACAGCTGAcaaaacaacaaccacagcttctgcCACAAAAACTACAGATGCTCCAACTACAACCACAGTTTTCgttacaacaaccacagctgcaacTATAACATCCACAGCTTCTGCCACAAACACCACTGTACCAACGACAACCAAAATTGTTCCCACAACCACCACAGCCACCGCTACCACAACTAAGTCAACAGCGGCACCGACAGCGAATGAGGGGTCAATGGGATTAGGATTCAGAATGTTCCGTGCATTCCAAAGTGACTATACTGATTCTTCAACAACAGCATATCAGGAACTGGCAGAAAATGTTACCACAGAG ggcaccagtggcgaatttgccaatcttggtattCTCTGGCAAATAGCAAACGTCCTGCacgtgttgggctgtaagcacaacccccacctgtggacgtcgggccctcataccaccctcatgga GAACTACAACTTCTGCAGCCACCACAGTTGCCGCAACTACCACagccaccacaacaaccacagccacccccacaacaacaacaacagctggtcCTACACCAAACACAGCTGCTTCAACAACATCTGTTGTTGA